In one window of Leptospira sp. WS92.C1 DNA:
- the cas3 gene encoding CRISPR-associated helicase Cas3', with translation MRAIHFWAKTTSDGNPGISVYQHMLNVGNVASMIAEQNENLLQRFELNIGITAVLAALHDIGKVSPGFQRKCNAWLVENNLEQIAKNGVWDTTMESDHGKVSHAFIQQFLRSKSLDPSTSKYVSAVIGAHHGRLNRPDDRGYRPPKAIVESGTNVSGIVWELERQQEAERIWNVFINRIDKIASLNNASPGLWWLAGLTTVADWIGSDERFFPPLRNLNDHDSVKAAQLALAEIELNITDIFHGKSFKDLFTFDANDLQKRAVDTIVRPGVYIVEAPMGMGKTEAALAAAYQLIAQGLATGIYFALPTQATSNRIYLRLNEFLKNISTNAISRLIHGNSWLVTDKLQIQSAATSNDILSKEDARVSQNWFASNKRALLAPFGVGTIDQALLGVVAAKHFFVRHFALSGKVVILDEVHSYDLYTGTLVNRLIETLEGLGCTIIVLSATLTKSRRGQILPEYEEKYSELKIESYPVITGRVNGQVIEPVAIKPPESKEIEIDFISNKDAEIKVLELAKNGGLILWICNTVSEAQRQYLKFNQITEKQIKVGLLHSRFPIWRREQLESEWMERLGKDENNRRPCILVSTQIVEQSVDLDADLLVTELAPTDMMLQRLGRLWRHKRGNRKKDKPQMLILQEEYSLSELKEMESSEISKAFGRKARVYSPYVLLRSLDVWLGFQNESISIPGQIRQVIEATYTDNYEDPDSWKELKSDLLEKKRVHEQKALMNSNIWQVALEDEEGIQTRLSEIPQVSLVLCKSIKDNIVNFIDGSSHSIPKKKFDLSFAQKIHRNIVKISRYHFKKNASLNHFSDVVQGLCAKVLIPDGPLDQKNITLEELQEGVQFFYSDNLGIIESKIIEEFL, from the coding sequence ATGAGGGCTATTCATTTTTGGGCAAAGACTACATCAGATGGAAATCCTGGAATATCAGTTTATCAACATATGCTAAATGTAGGAAATGTTGCTTCCATGATTGCTGAGCAGAACGAAAATTTACTCCAAAGATTTGAGCTAAATATAGGCATCACTGCAGTATTGGCAGCGTTACATGATATCGGAAAAGTCTCGCCAGGATTCCAAAGAAAATGCAATGCATGGTTGGTAGAAAACAATTTAGAGCAAATTGCAAAGAATGGAGTGTGGGATACCACTATGGAATCTGATCACGGAAAAGTGTCCCATGCCTTTATTCAGCAATTTCTAAGGAGTAAAAGCCTTGATCCTAGTACTTCTAAGTATGTTTCCGCTGTTATAGGTGCCCATCATGGAAGGTTGAATCGGCCGGATGACAGGGGCTACCGACCTCCGAAGGCGATTGTAGAAAGTGGGACAAATGTTTCTGGAATTGTTTGGGAACTTGAAAGACAACAAGAAGCAGAACGCATTTGGAATGTATTCATCAATCGTATCGATAAAATTGCCTCATTAAATAACGCCTCTCCGGGGCTATGGTGGCTGGCAGGACTTACTACAGTTGCAGATTGGATAGGATCTGACGAAAGATTTTTTCCTCCACTAAGGAATCTGAATGATCATGATTCCGTAAAAGCCGCGCAACTGGCTTTAGCAGAAATTGAATTGAATATTACTGACATATTCCACGGAAAATCTTTCAAAGATCTATTCACATTCGATGCGAATGATTTGCAGAAAAGAGCTGTAGATACCATTGTCAGACCCGGCGTCTATATTGTCGAGGCTCCAATGGGCATGGGAAAAACGGAGGCAGCTCTTGCAGCGGCATATCAACTTATAGCCCAGGGTTTGGCAACGGGAATTTATTTCGCTCTGCCGACACAGGCAACCAGCAATAGAATCTATCTACGATTAAATGAATTTCTGAAAAATATTTCAACTAACGCAATTAGTCGCCTGATACATGGAAATTCATGGTTAGTTACAGATAAATTGCAAATCCAATCAGCAGCAACCTCTAATGATATTTTAAGTAAAGAAGATGCCAGAGTGAGTCAAAACTGGTTTGCCTCAAATAAACGGGCCTTGCTGGCTCCATTTGGGGTAGGCACAATCGATCAGGCTCTTTTAGGAGTGGTTGCCGCCAAACATTTCTTTGTACGTCATTTTGCTCTATCTGGGAAGGTCGTAATTTTGGACGAGGTGCATTCTTACGATCTATATACAGGTACTTTGGTTAATCGTTTGATCGAAACTTTGGAGGGACTGGGATGCACTATAATCGTACTTTCAGCCACGTTGACAAAATCGAGAAGGGGGCAAATTTTACCTGAGTATGAAGAAAAATACTCCGAATTAAAAATAGAAAGTTATCCTGTCATTACCGGACGTGTGAACGGGCAAGTGATAGAGCCGGTTGCGATCAAGCCTCCTGAATCTAAAGAAATTGAAATCGATTTTATCTCAAACAAAGATGCCGAAATAAAAGTGCTCGAATTAGCCAAAAATGGCGGGTTAATCTTATGGATATGCAACACCGTTTCAGAAGCACAGCGTCAGTATTTGAAATTTAACCAAATAACAGAGAAACAGATAAAAGTCGGTCTTTTACATTCCCGTTTTCCGATCTGGAGGCGTGAGCAATTAGAATCGGAATGGATGGAACGGTTAGGCAAAGATGAAAACAATCGCAGGCCTTGCATTCTTGTTTCTACCCAAATTGTAGAGCAAAGTGTTGATTTGGATGCTGATTTATTGGTAACAGAACTTGCCCCTACCGATATGATGTTACAGCGTCTTGGACGACTTTGGCGCCATAAACGTGGGAATCGGAAAAAAGATAAACCGCAAATGCTGATTCTTCAAGAAGAATATTCTCTTAGCGAATTGAAAGAAATGGAGAGCTCAGAAATATCGAAAGCATTCGGGCGAAAAGCAAGAGTATATTCTCCTTATGTTCTTTTGCGTTCGCTTGATGTATGGCTTGGATTTCAAAACGAGTCGATCTCTATTCCTGGCCAGATACGGCAAGTGATTGAGGCCACCTACACAGATAACTATGAAGATCCCGATTCTTGGAAAGAATTAAAATCGGACCTCTTAGAAAAAAAGAGGGTCCATGAACAAAAAGCGCTGATGAACAGCAATATTTGGCAGGTCGCCTTAGAAGACGAAGAAGGAATCCAGACTCGTCTATCTGAAATCCCGCAAGTGTCTCTTGTTCTATGCAAAAGCATAAAGGATAATATAGTGAATTTTATAGATGGTTCAAGTCACTCGATACCAAAAAAGAAATTCGATCTTTCCTTCGCTCAAAAAATTCATAGGAACATAGTCAAGATATCCCGTTATCATTTTAAAAAAAACGCCAGCTTAAATCATTTTTCTGACGTTGTTCAAGGGTTATGTGCAAAAGTCTTAATTCCCGATGGACCTTTAGATCAAAAAAACATAACTTTAGAAGAGTTACAAGAAGGGGTGCAATTCTTTTATTCCGATAATCTCGGAATCATTGAAAGTAAAATTATAGAGGAATTCTTATGA
- a CDS encoding DEAD/DEAH box helicase, with the protein MKHLQLAIFLMPKEQFCEFAGISENGRVYSFRRLMQENSDPYRIQNFFPKEQKETIIRILYYTPTGRSRIINLSENSIWNSCKPPIRIYTNDGRPAYFAGKISYQLRLVKNENGSFRLVRESELSDENVFHKNDTTERFFWKNPTQNEIPEIIPVSENDREAVPVFFSGPNYEQKKMLSRLIDENRISPSELVKHKSSLISNGVIGLESIPKVYQAGPALCLFLEPVYHESEELSVHGRICFVYAKRKKDLSSLKESKRKSKTSNPAETFSETEPNLVDFNATVNRTRVYARNLTIYAEHPSGVVVKRSLKKEKTLLLTEIPIKYGKSTGEFIISPKKISSFFTETLPEILKKNVILKLHPDLEGITIRRKALFQIRESSGVDWFGGGIQIDGLDTLESSATYAAWKAGRKFVRLQKSGLIDLTSLELESMARTLDSAGIELDQQGNTSRLNKGQAIALELVGDLRAAKSLQKLQKSLKSTFQEKNIPNSFSPGSDFRGELRDYQNKGARFLYNLHSLKIGGILADEMGLGKTIQCIAFFSKIFQDSPKSKILVIAPLAAIGVWEEECARFLTNVSVQVWHGSSRKDAKLLRSGIILTTYQTLTRDIETFQKLKFETFVLDEAQNVKNVTTDSAKSVRKIQTGSAFCLTGTPLENHLDEFWSLFDLSFPGLLGNLRSFQRNFSSESPMSIQELQRRTEKFLLRRRKSEVLTDLPPKTEIRVSTPMETRQAKLYEKARQEAILKLRLAGSNYIFELLPQLTRLRRLASHPDIGMEKIDPTQSGKINRFLTMIREEIPESSASLVFSQFTDTLAIIKEALDRLKIEYFYLDGKTPQSKRVSYVQRFQSGERRFFLISLKAGGVSLTLTRADTVFHLDPWWNPAVENQASDRAHRFGQKQPVFIYKLFSEGSIEERVLELQEKKRHLFASLFDSEANWTESNISREELRELIG; encoded by the coding sequence ATGAAACATCTGCAGCTTGCAATTTTTCTAATGCCCAAAGAGCAATTTTGTGAATTTGCGGGAATATCGGAAAACGGTCGGGTGTATTCCTTCCGTCGGCTTATGCAGGAAAACTCGGATCCGTATCGAATTCAAAATTTTTTTCCGAAGGAGCAAAAGGAAACAATCATTCGGATTTTATATTATACGCCGACGGGGAGATCTCGAATTATCAATCTTAGCGAAAATTCGATTTGGAACTCCTGTAAGCCTCCGATTCGAATCTATACAAATGACGGAAGACCCGCTTATTTCGCGGGAAAAATTTCGTATCAACTTCGGCTTGTCAAAAATGAAAACGGATCGTTTCGACTCGTAAGAGAAAGCGAACTTTCAGATGAAAACGTTTTCCACAAAAACGATACGACCGAAAGATTTTTTTGGAAAAATCCTACTCAAAACGAAATCCCGGAAATCATCCCCGTTTCCGAAAACGATCGCGAAGCGGTCCCCGTATTTTTCAGCGGACCGAATTACGAACAAAAAAAAATGCTGAGTCGTTTGATAGACGAGAACCGAATTTCACCTTCGGAATTGGTAAAACATAAGAGTTCTCTAATATCCAACGGTGTTATCGGATTGGAATCCATTCCGAAGGTTTATCAAGCGGGTCCGGCTCTTTGTCTTTTTTTAGAACCGGTCTATCACGAATCGGAGGAATTGAGCGTTCACGGCAGGATTTGTTTTGTTTATGCCAAACGAAAAAAAGATTTATCTTCTTTAAAAGAAAGCAAACGCAAAAGTAAAACTTCGAATCCGGCGGAGACATTTTCTGAAACGGAACCGAACCTGGTCGATTTTAACGCAACCGTAAATCGAACTAGGGTATATGCCCGTAATTTGACGATCTATGCGGAACACCCGAGCGGAGTTGTGGTAAAGCGATCTCTAAAAAAGGAAAAGACTCTTTTATTAACCGAAATTCCCATAAAATACGGAAAATCCACGGGTGAATTTATCATTTCTCCGAAAAAAATTTCCTCTTTTTTTACCGAAACTCTTCCGGAGATACTTAAGAAAAATGTAATTCTCAAACTTCACCCCGATCTGGAGGGAATTACAATCCGTCGCAAAGCATTGTTTCAAATTCGAGAATCCTCGGGAGTCGATTGGTTCGGAGGGGGAATTCAGATTGACGGTCTGGATACCTTAGAAAGCTCCGCAACATACGCCGCGTGGAAGGCGGGTAGGAAATTCGTACGTTTACAAAAATCGGGTTTGATCGATCTCACAAGTCTCGAACTCGAATCTATGGCGCGTACTTTGGATAGCGCCGGAATCGAATTGGATCAACAAGGCAACACATCCCGGTTAAACAAAGGACAGGCTATCGCATTGGAACTTGTGGGAGATCTACGGGCTGCAAAATCTCTGCAAAAATTACAAAAATCTTTAAAGAGTACATTCCAAGAAAAGAATATTCCAAATTCGTTTTCTCCCGGATCGGATTTTCGAGGAGAACTTAGAGACTATCAAAACAAAGGGGCAAGGTTTCTTTACAATCTTCATTCTTTAAAGATAGGGGGAATCTTAGCGGATGAAATGGGATTGGGGAAAACGATTCAGTGTATCGCCTTCTTTTCTAAAATATTTCAAGATTCTCCGAAATCAAAAATTCTTGTAATCGCGCCTTTGGCGGCGATCGGAGTTTGGGAGGAAGAATGCGCTCGTTTTTTAACGAACGTATCCGTTCAGGTATGGCACGGTTCGTCACGCAAGGACGCAAAACTTCTCCGTAGCGGAATCATCTTAACCACATACCAAACTCTCACTCGAGATATAGAAACATTTCAAAAATTAAAATTCGAGACGTTTGTGTTGGACGAGGCTCAAAACGTAAAAAACGTGACAACCGATTCCGCAAAATCAGTTCGCAAAATCCAAACGGGTTCCGCGTTTTGCCTAACGGGAACACCTCTGGAAAATCATCTGGATGAATTTTGGTCTCTCTTCGATCTTTCTTTTCCGGGTCTTCTGGGGAATCTGCGTTCGTTTCAAAGAAATTTTTCTTCCGAAAGTCCTATGAGTATCCAAGAACTTCAAAGACGAACGGAAAAGTTTTTACTCCGCAGGAGAAAATCGGAAGTTCTCACCGATCTGCCTCCCAAGACGGAAATCAGAGTTTCCACCCCGATGGAAACCCGTCAGGCGAAACTGTATGAAAAAGCAAGACAGGAAGCGATTCTAAAGTTGCGATTAGCCGGATCGAACTATATCTTTGAACTTCTGCCTCAGCTCACGAGATTGAGAAGATTGGCTTCTCATCCCGATATCGGAATGGAAAAAATCGATCCGACGCAATCGGGTAAGATCAACCGTTTTCTTACGATGATTCGGGAAGAGATACCGGAATCTTCGGCGTCCCTCGTTTTCAGTCAGTTCACGGACACGTTAGCGATCATCAAAGAAGCACTGGACCGATTGAAGATCGAATATTTTTATTTGGATGGAAAGACCCCTCAATCCAAACGAGTCTCCTACGTGCAAAGATTCCAAAGCGGAGAAAGACGTTTCTTTTTAATCAGCTTAAAGGCCGGCGGAGTTTCTCTCACTCTCACAAGAGCCGATACCGTATTTCATTTGGATCCTTGGTGGAACCCCGCCGTCGAAAACCAAGCCAGCGATCGCGCTCATCGTTTTGGCCAAAAACAACCCGTCTTTATTTACAAATTATTTTCGGAAGGCTCCATCGAAGAACGGGTCCTGGAACTTCAGGAAAAAAAACGACACCTATTTGCGTCTTTATTCGATTCCGAAGCGAACTGGACCGAATCCAATATCAGTCGGGAAGAATTGCGGGAATTGATCGGATGA
- a CDS encoding host attachment protein — MKNKWVVVANRSEAKIYEYKGSRNGLELLESIENPKGRMKNRELSLHSAGPRKSSKAQRIAFDTESVQEPKRRVAESFASQIGDLISRGRKSNRFLSLVLVSEPGFLGLLLDKLDRKSQTMIFHKMSKDITTVDNRGILSHLRGILM, encoded by the coding sequence ATGAAAAACAAATGGGTGGTAGTTGCAAATCGGTCAGAAGCGAAAATTTACGAGTATAAAGGTTCCCGAAACGGACTCGAACTTTTAGAAAGTATTGAAAATCCGAAAGGTAGAATGAAAAACCGGGAACTCTCTCTTCATTCCGCCGGACCAAGAAAAAGCTCTAAGGCTCAAAGGATTGCCTTTGATACGGAATCCGTTCAGGAACCAAAACGTAGAGTCGCCGAATCCTTTGCTAGTCAGATTGGAGATCTGATTTCCAGAGGCAGAAAATCGAATCGTTTTCTCAGTCTGGTTCTCGTCTCCGAACCCGGTTTCCTCGGACTGCTTCTGGATAAATTGGATCGAAAATCGCAAACGATGATCTTTCATAAAATGTCGAAGGACATTACCACCGTTGATAACCGCGGTATCCTTTCTCATCTTAGAGGTATCTTGATGTAG
- a CDS encoding glycerol kinase 5, producing the protein MAHSQGKYVLSIDSGGSGIRAFLLDRKGKIVERQYEKTPPNIPEPGALEHDPEAIWKALLSLLKKIQKKKELAKDIAVLGICNQRGSFLLWEKESGKPLTPLISWADVRSHKTAETMNRNPIWRAIQLVSTMIGNLTGHPMMIATSMLKFTTDHATCRLKWVLDENPELKKRCKKGEVLFGTLDTWFIYKLTGGKHHFTDSSNAVATGMFNPFQLVWNQPIFSIFGIPSNLFPEVKDSNGDFGFSLPEFMGGNSIPIRASIGDQMAALFGQCCFEPGEVKISQGSGAFVDINIGPKAKLSKRGLFPMIAWRLNGQTTYMLEGFVATAGTLIDWLGKGIGLSDTPKVLNELAAQAEDTEGLVFIPTPTGARFPYFNPRAKASIIGLSLATHRRHVARAVLEGISLSLYEILEGIQQDTKVKIKDIKVDGGVSQSDILLQCLADFSNVRVDRAPEPDMTATGAAYLAGLSIGFWKNQEELKKLQKGYKSFEPKMDPAKRIQKIQRWKKAVAATLALE; encoded by the coding sequence ATGGCGCATTCACAAGGCAAGTATGTCCTTTCCATTGACAGCGGGGGAAGCGGGATCAGAGCGTTTTTGCTCGATCGTAAAGGTAAAATCGTTGAAAGACAGTATGAAAAAACTCCGCCTAACATTCCCGAACCCGGTGCTTTGGAACACGATCCAGAAGCGATCTGGAAAGCGCTTCTTTCTCTCCTGAAAAAAATTCAGAAAAAAAAGGAGCTGGCAAAAGACATCGCAGTATTAGGAATTTGTAATCAACGAGGATCCTTTCTTCTTTGGGAAAAAGAATCCGGTAAACCTCTGACTCCTCTGATCAGTTGGGCCGATGTCCGTTCTCATAAAACCGCTGAAACGATGAACAGAAATCCGATCTGGCGCGCGATCCAATTGGTTTCCACCATGATCGGAAATCTCACAGGTCATCCTATGATGATCGCCACTTCCATGCTGAAGTTTACCACCGATCACGCCACTTGCCGATTGAAATGGGTTTTGGATGAAAATCCGGAACTCAAAAAGAGATGTAAAAAAGGAGAGGTTCTTTTTGGAACCTTGGACACTTGGTTTATCTACAAACTCACAGGTGGAAAACATCATTTTACGGATTCTTCCAACGCGGTTGCAACCGGTATGTTCAATCCGTTTCAGTTAGTTTGGAATCAACCGATCTTTTCGATTTTCGGAATTCCTTCGAATTTGTTTCCGGAAGTCAAAGACAGTAACGGCGACTTCGGTTTTAGTTTGCCCGAGTTTATGGGCGGGAACTCAATCCCGATTCGCGCTTCGATCGGTGATCAGATGGCCGCCCTTTTCGGTCAGTGTTGTTTTGAACCCGGAGAAGTAAAAATTTCCCAAGGTTCGGGCGCCTTTGTGGATATCAATATCGGACCCAAAGCGAAACTTTCCAAACGAGGATTGTTTCCTATGATTGCCTGGAGACTGAACGGTCAGACTACGTATATGCTGGAAGGTTTTGTGGCGACCGCGGGGACTCTCATCGATTGGCTCGGAAAGGGAATCGGTCTTTCCGATACTCCGAAGGTTTTGAACGAACTCGCGGCTCAGGCGGAGGACACGGAGGGTCTTGTTTTTATCCCCACTCCCACAGGCGCACGGTTTCCGTATTTTAATCCGCGCGCGAAGGCTTCCATCATCGGTCTTTCTCTCGCAACTCATAGAAGACACGTTGCAAGAGCCGTGTTGGAAGGTATCTCTTTGAGTCTTTATGAAATTTTAGAGGGAATTCAACAAGACACAAAGGTAAAAATCAAGGATATCAAAGTGGACGGCGGGGTTTCGCAATCCGATATTCTTTTACAGTGTCTTGCGGATTTTTCCAATGTTCGAGTGGATCGCGCTCCCGAGCCCGATATGACAGCAACCGGGGCCGCGTATCTCGCCGGTCTTTCCATCGGTTTTTGGAAGAATCAGGAAGAACTCAAAAAATTACAAAAAGGTTATAAATCCTTTGAACCGAAGATGGATCCTGCGAAACGAATTCAGAAAATCCAACGTTGGAAAAAGGCGGTCGCGGCGACCCTTGCGTTGGAATAA
- a CDS encoding DUF1564 domain-containing protein yields MGKIFLHSERKIQSALVESGANVETILFPKWYFNALTPEQRKTLPKRILPLLRRYQKFMLSKRRINSKAGKTLYQKNQGMVRVNMRINTGVWAVLGALSAAHGVSRCFMVNYLLWLDDSGVGDSIDKTLNVGCQTFQNNYSYIWHLDLTKNSISRKIEFDPNPLWTVTTDYYP; encoded by the coding sequence ATGGGAAAAATTTTTTTACATTCCGAACGAAAAATCCAATCGGCGTTGGTCGAATCCGGAGCCAACGTCGAGACCATTCTGTTTCCGAAATGGTATTTCAACGCGTTGACACCCGAGCAGAGAAAAACGCTTCCAAAAAGAATCTTGCCACTTCTGCGAAGATATCAAAAGTTTATGTTGTCCAAACGGAGAATCAATTCCAAAGCCGGGAAAACTTTGTATCAAAAAAATCAGGGAATGGTTCGGGTCAATATGAGAATCAACACCGGGGTTTGGGCAGTCCTCGGAGCTCTTTCTGCCGCGCACGGTGTTTCGCGATGTTTTATGGTGAATTATCTGTTGTGGCTGGATGATTCCGGCGTCGGAGATTCTATTGATAAAACTTTGAATGTAGGATGTCAAACCTTCCAAAATAATTACAGTTATATCTGGCACCTCGATCTCACCAAAAACAGCATATCTCGAAAAATCGAATTTGATCCCAATCCACTTTGGACGGTTACAACGGATTATTATCCGTAA
- a CDS encoding alpha/beta hydrolase: protein MIAILKNRRSPFYLATTFLILLLFALLASTLAFIFTGILILILLIHPLLLNWIGKLYGQADIADEVHFAKTKDGWNLALHRHIPPQPDRQLAPVLVVHGIATNKFIMDLDRRHSLPYYLKLRGYEVFAVSLRGCGRSYHESPTRYEDFTFDDIVKYDVPALIDKVKKITVSDRVSYVGHSMGAMILYSHFCVSEPKDTNDIAAFVSLGGPGNLNHIGITLLGLLSRFPRARKMLDLKFGASILAPIAGELYTPVDEILYNPKVTSSKTVKKIMKNAIENISDGVTEQFMRWIETKQMHSLNGFFDYIDLQKKISVPSLFIAGEKDVIATPDSVRAVYENAGTKKKEFRVISKANGSSDDYGHACLVMGDRADDDVFQFVESFLKKHGTRVKSGFLRKMKKGILFALSKFRR, encoded by the coding sequence GTGATTGCGATCCTAAAGAATCGTAGAAGTCCATTCTACTTAGCTACTACGTTTTTAATTCTTCTTTTATTTGCTCTTCTTGCTTCCACTCTTGCTTTTATTTTTACCGGTATTTTGATCTTAATTCTTCTGATCCATCCTTTGCTTTTAAATTGGATCGGTAAGTTGTACGGACAAGCGGATATTGCCGACGAGGTTCATTTTGCAAAAACAAAGGACGGATGGAATCTGGCTTTGCACAGGCACATTCCACCACAACCGGATCGCCAATTGGCTCCCGTTCTTGTGGTTCATGGAATCGCGACGAACAAGTTTATTATGGACTTGGATCGAAGACATTCGCTTCCATATTATTTAAAACTGAGAGGATACGAGGTGTTTGCGGTCTCTCTTCGAGGTTGCGGAAGATCGTATCACGAAAGTCCAACACGTTACGAGGATTTTACATTTGACGATATCGTAAAATACGACGTTCCCGCTCTGATCGACAAGGTAAAAAAAATCACCGTTTCCGATCGTGTGTCTTACGTGGGACATTCGATGGGCGCTATGATTTTGTATTCTCATTTTTGTGTGAGCGAGCCAAAGGATACGAACGATATTGCGGCCTTTGTTTCCTTAGGCGGTCCCGGTAATCTGAATCATATCGGAATCACGTTACTCGGTCTTCTTTCCAGATTTCCGCGTGCGAGAAAGATGCTGGATCTTAAATTTGGAGCTTCCATTCTCGCGCCGATCGCGGGAGAACTTTATACTCCGGTGGACGAGATTCTTTATAACCCCAAGGTTACTTCGTCCAAGACCGTAAAGAAGATCATGAAAAATGCGATCGAAAATATTTCAGACGGAGTCACCGAGCAGTTTATGCGCTGGATCGAAACAAAGCAAATGCATTCTCTCAACGGATTTTTTGATTATATCGATCTTCAGAAAAAGATATCGGTTCCTTCTCTGTTTATCGCCGGTGAGAAAGATGTGATCGCGACACCGGATTCAGTTCGTGCCGTTTATGAAAATGCGGGCACAAAGAAAAAAGAATTTAGAGTGATCTCCAAAGCGAACGGATCCTCTGATGATTACGGACATGCTTGTCTTGTGATGGGGGATCGGGCAGACGACGACGTCTTTCAGTTTGTGGAATCCTTTCTCAAAAAACACGGAACGCGTGTAAAATCCGGCTTTCTGCGTAAAATGAAAAAAGGAATTCTTTTCGCTCTTTCTAAGTTTCGTCGATAG